DNA sequence from the Streptomyces sp. CA-210063 genome:
CGAGTACGTTCACCTCGATCTCGCGGGGGAGCCCAAGGTCGAGGAGCGTGACGTGGTCAGTGAGACCATCGAGTCGGTGCGCTGCCGCTGGTGCAACGCCGTGGACCAGGTGGAACTCGTGGACAGGCCGGGCGCCGGCTCCTGAGGGAGCGGGACCCGCACAGACATTGGGGTGACGGATGGTGGAGACCACAGGCGGGGAGCCGGGCGACGGCGCCGCTGAGGTGCTCGACCGTCCGCTGCCCGAGGGCGTCCGCAAACGCGTCGTGCAGATCGTCTCGGACGGCTTCGGCGGACTGACCGTCGCCGAACTGCCCGCACAGCTCAGGCAGTACGCCCGGTTCACCCCGAATCGCCGCGTGAAGTTCGCGGGCAACGCGATGGCCGCCGCCGTGGAGACCGACACGCTTTTCAGACAGCGGATCGGGGAACGGTTCCGGGAGGCCCACCCCGAGCTGTCCGGCGCCCTCGACACGGGCGCGCCGCCCCCGGCCGCGGACCCGCTGGACGTGGCGGCCGCGGCCTATGTCCTGCGCCCCACGGGCTGGGTGAAGCTGGTCACCGCCGCCGGTGAGGAGGCCCTGCGGGCGCACGCCGAGCGCGCCGACGAGGAGAGCCGGGCCGAACTGGAGCGGCTGCGCGAGCAGCTCGCCGAAGCCCGCGGCCACACCAAGACCGAGACGGAACGGCTCCGCGCGGAGCTGGAGTCGGTGAAGAAGGACGCCGACTCCCTGCACCGCAAGCTCCGGGCCGCCCTCAGCGACGTCAAGCGCGGCGAGGCCGCCCTGCGCAAGCTGCACGCCGAGATGGAGACCGTACGCTCCGAGGGGCACGCCGCGGTGTCCGCCGCCGAGAGCGAGTCCCGGCGGCTCAAGGCCCGGCTCGGCGAGTCGGAGGCGGCCCTGGAGGCCGCCCGGCGGGCGGCCCGCGAGGGACGCAGCGTCGAGGACATGCGTGTACGGCTGCTGCTGGACACCGTGCTGGACGCGGCCCAGGGGCTCCGGCGGGAACTGGCGCTGCCGCCGGTCTCCGTACGGCCCGCCGAGACGGTCGACGCGGTGGAGCCGGGGCGGATGACCCCGAAGGACATCGCCGCCCGCGCGCTGTCCGAGAACGACCCCGCGATCCTCGACCAGTTGCTGGCGCTGCCGCAGGCGCATCTTGTCGTCGACGGCTACAACGTCACCAAGACCGGCTATCCGCAGATGCCGCTGGAGAAGCAGCGACTCAGGCTCCTGGGGCAGCTCTCGCAGCTCGCCGCGCAGACCGGCGCCGAGGTGACCTGTGTCTTCGACGGGGCCGAGCTGGCCGCGCCGGTGCTGCTCGCGCCGCCGCGCGGGGTGCGGGTGCTGTTCTCCAAGCCCGGTGTCACCGCCGACGAGTTGATCCGTCAGCTGGTGCGCGCCGAGCCGCCCGGGCGGCCGGTCATCGTCGCCTCCACCGACCGAGAGGTGGCCGACGGGATCGCCAAGGCGGGTGCCAGGCCGGTGGCTTCCGCGGTGCTCCTCAAGCGGCTTTCCTGACGCTTCAGTCTCGTCTGCCCCAACCGCAACGTACAGGCGCTATGCCCGAATTGGCGGATCTGGTGCGCGACGTAGCGTCAACCGAGCATTACTACCTGTGCGTTGAGTGTAAATTGTGCGCCGTGGGACGGGATTTTTCCTGTGGGGGATTTGAAGTGATCACCACTGGGTCACTAGGGTCTGGGCTCAAACCTCTGAACGGGTGATCGTCGCCGGAGTCCTCGCCGGCCGGTCGCTCACATGAAGGAGTTCACCTACCGTGGCGTCCCACCGTCGACCGAAGCAGCCGAGCCGTGCGCGTGTGACCGTGCTCACCACTGCCGCCGCCGCTGCCGTGGCCCTGACCTCGCAGGCCGCCAACGCCGCGCCTGCTGAGAAGCCGAGCAAGGACGAGGTCAAGGCCAAGGTTCACAAGCTCTACGAGGACGCCGGGCGGGCCACCGACAAGCTCAACGGGGCCGAGGAGAAGCAGGAGAAGCTCGAGAAGGAGATCTCCACGATCCAGGACAACGTCGCCCGGGGTCAGGAAGACCTCAACGAGCTGCGTGAGGGCATAGGCCTGGCGGCCAGCGCCCAGTACCGCTCGGGCGGCATCGACTCCTCGATCCAGCTCTTCCTCTCCGCCGACCCGGACGACTACCTGGACAAGGCCGCCACGCTCGACCAGCTGACCAGCCAGCAGGTCGAGTCGCTGAAGAAGATCCAGGAGAAGCAGCGCACGCTCGCACAGCAGCGCGAGGAAGCCTCCGAGAAGCTGGAGGACCTCGCCGAGACCCGCGAGACCCTGGCCAAGAAGAAGAAGGAAGTCCAGAGCAAGCTGGCCGCGGCGCAGAAGCTCCTCAACACCCTGACGGCCGAGGAGAAGGCCGCTCTGGACGATCAGGAGACGCGCGCCAGCCGCGACGCCGGGGACCGCGTCGACCTCGGCGACGAGGTGCCGGCCTCGGAGCGTGGCGCCGCCGCCCTCGCCGCCGCCGCCAGCCAGCAGGGCAAGCCCTATGTCTCCGGGGGCAGCGGCCCCAACTCCTACGACTGCTCCGGGCTGACCCAGTGGGCCTACGCCCAGGCCGGTGTGTCGATCACCCGGACCACGTACACGCAGGCGAACGACGGTACCCGGATCGGCCGCGACCAGCTCATGCCGGGCGACCTCGTCTTCTTCAACGACCTGGGGCACGTCGGCCTCTACGCGGGCAACGGCACCGTCATCCACGCCCCGTACCCGGGCAAGGTCGTCCGCTACGAGTCGATGAGCACCATCGGCACCTTCCAGTTCGGTGTCCGGATCTGACACCCGAGGTGGCTTGAACAAGGCCGACTGATCACACACCGTGACAGTCGGCCTTTTCCTTCTTCAAGATCAGGACACAGAGCCGCCCGAACGGGCGAATTCCCGCACCTCGTGCTGACGCCTTCCCCCGCTGGTGACCTGGGTCCCGGGCCGGGCGTCACGCAGTGTGTCCGCGGAGGTCTTTGGCTGTGACACGGTCACGCGGCTACTGTCGGCCGCGCTTCCCTCACTCGCCGTGAGGGCGCCCCGAACCGGGGCCGCCGCCACGGCCCCGGGGAAGGGTCCTGTCCGCCGTCGAAGGGAGTGCGGCTTCCCGTGGTGTCCCACAGTCGCCTTGTACCGTCCGGGTTCGACCGGGGCGCGGCCGCCGCCCTCGGTGTGCTGTCCGCCGCGGCCGCCGCCCTCGGCGCCATTCCCGTCCAGCCGGCCGCCGCAGCGCCGCACGACAACACCACCACCCGGGCCGAGGTGGACCGGCTGTACGAGGAGGCCGAGCAGGCCACCGAGGCGTACAACAAGGCCGACGAGCGCGCCGGAAAGCTGCGCGACCAGGTCGGCACCGCGCAGGACTCGATCGCCCGGCAGCAGGACCGCATCAACGCCATGCGGGAGTCGCTGGGTTCGCTCGCCGGCGCCCAGTACCGCTCCGGCGCCATCGACCCGTCGATCACCCTGCTGTTCTCCGACGACCCGGACGACTACCTCGACACGGCCGCCGCACTGGACCGCATCAGCGCCCACCAGGCGGGCGAACTGCACGATCTTCAGCAGGCCATGCGCGACCTCTCCCAGAACCGCCAGGAGGCCACCGGCAAGCTCGCCGAGCTGGAGAAGAGCCGCAAGGCCGTCGCCCGGCACAAGCGGACCGTCGAGCGGAAGCTCGCCAAGGCCCGGCAACTGCTCAACTCCCTCCCGGACGAGGAGCGCGCCGCGTACGACCGCGCCTCCCGCTCCGGCGGGTCCGGCCGCACCGACATGCCCGACCTCTCCGGTGCCGTGGCTCCGGGCGGCCGCGCGGCGGCCGCCGTCGCCGCCGCCCGCTCCGCGCTCGGCAAGCCGTACATCTGGGGCTCCACCGGCCCCGACGGCTTCGACTGCTCCGGCCTCATGGTCTGGTCGTACGGACAGGCCGGCGTCGGCCTCCCGCGCACCTCGCAGGCCCAGCGGTACGCCGGCACCCAGGTCCCCCTCTCCCAGGCCCAGCCCGGCGACCTGGTCACCTACCGGTCCGACGCCAGCCATGTCGGCATGTACGTCGGCAACGGCCAGGTCATCCACGCCCCCTACCCCGGTGCCCCCGTCCGCTACGACCCCGTCGGCATGATGCCGATCGCCTCGGTCACCCGCCCCTGACCGCCGTACGCCGCTTCGGCGGTGCCGCCGTACGATCGGGACCGTGGCCGGCAGAAGACGCGTGTTCCCGGGAGCGGCGGGAGTCTGTCTCGGGCTCGCCCTCCTCGTCGGCTGCGGCGGCGCGGCCCCCGACTCCGCCCGCGCCGACGTCGAGCGGATGCTCGGCCGACGGGCTACGGCGGTCCTGGAGCGGGACGAGACGGCGTACCGCTCCACCGAGGCGACGACGGGTGCGGCGACCGCCCAACTGGCCACCGGGGCGGCCGAGTTCGCCAACCTCCGCGGCCTGCCGCTGGCCTCCTGGTCGTACGACCTCACCGGCTTCCACCGCTCCGGCGACCGGGCCACCGCCGAGGCCGCCCTGCGCTACCGGATACGCGGCTACGACAAGGCGCCCGTCACCGCCGTACGGACGCTGACCCTCGTCCGGGACGACGACGGCGCGTGGCAGGTCGCCGCCGACGAACCCTCGGAGAAGGGCACCGAACAGCTGTGGGAGCAGGGCGCGATACGGGCCGTCCGTGGGGAGCGGAGTCTCGTGCTGGGGGTCGGGCGCTCGGCGGCGGCTCTTCGGGAGTACGCGGGGCTGGCGGACCGGGCCGTGCCCGCCGTGACCGAGGCGTGGGGCGAGGACTGGGCCCGGCGGGTCGTCGTCCTCGTACCGGAGTCGCTGGAGGAGATGGCGGGGCTGCTGGGGGCTCCCGCGTCCGGGTACCGGGGGATCGCGGCGGTCACCACCGGGGAAGCGGGCGGGTCGGCGAAGGCGCCCGCCGACCGGATCGTCATCAACCCCGACGCGTACGCCGTCCTCGGCGGCTTCGGCCGGCAGACCGTCCTCACCCATGAGACGACCCACGTCGCCACCCGCGCCCACACCAACGCCGCCACGCCCCTGTGGCTCTCCGAGGGCTATGCCGACTGGGTCGGCTACCGGGGGACCGGCCGTACGGCGCCCGAGGTGGCACCCGAGCTGCGACGCGCCGTCGCGGAGGGACAGCTCCCGGCCGCACTGCCCGAGGACGCCGACTTCGGCTTCTCCGACGACTCCGGCGAGCTCGCCCTGGCCTACGAGGGCGGCTGGCTGGCCTGCCGCATGATCGCCGACCGCTGGGGCGAGGTCCGCCTGAACGAGTTCTACCGGGCCGTCGGAGAGCACGGGAAGCGGGAGGGGGCGGTGGAGGGTGCCTTGAAGGAGGTCCTGGGGACGACCGTCGACGCGTTCACCGAGCAGTGGCGGGAGTACGTGCGGGCTCAGCTCGGCTGACCGGGCGGACGGCTGGCGGTTTTCTCGTCCCCGCCGTCCCTACCCGTCCCATCCACCAGCTGGGGGCTGTGCCCCCAGACCCCCCGGGTCGTTCGTCGGCTGCGGCCTCGTGGGGGCTTGTCGCGCAGTTGCTCGCGCCCCTTACGGGCGCGAGCAACCACTCACGGCCTGCACTCGCCTCAGGAACCCAGCGGCTCCTTGGCGCGGACCGGCTGATCCGGCAGCGGGGTCGGGGCGGGCCGGGGGACCGTGTCCTGCCACAGCTCGAAGGCGGCGAGCAGGGCGGCGAGGACGAGCAGGCCGTTGCGGAGGAAGAGGAGGGTGACGCCCAGGCCGTCGCTGACCACCACATGGGAGAACCAGATCGGGAACTCCAGGACGGTCACGAAGGACGCGACCAGGACCATGACCGCCGGCAGGCCCATACGGCTCGCCCGGAAGCAGAGGCAGACGGCGGCGAGGCCGACCAGCCACACCATGTACTGCGGGCTGATCACCCGGCTGGTGGCCGTGAACATCAGCACCGCCACGAACGCCGCGTCCGCGAGGGTGTGCGGCGCGAACCGCCGGGCCCGCACCCGCCACAGCAGCAGCCAGGCGAAGGCCACCCCGCTGAGCAGCAGGGCCGCGTCGCTGACGGTGTCGACGTGGTCGCCGAGGAACTCCACCGAGCCGTAGTTGAGCAGCACCTCGCCGTTCCAGCCGAACTGCCGGGCCACATGGAAGACGAGGGCGCCCAGCGACTCCACCTCGGTGCCCCGGTCACGCTGGAAGGTCAGGAAGGCGAAGGCGCCGGGCATGGAGACGGCGAACAGGGCGACCAGCGCGAGGCCGGTGCCCGCCGCCCAGGCCCACGCCGTGCGCTTCCGGGCGCCCAGCAGCAGGAGAGCGGGCCACACCTTCAGCAGGGCCGCGAAGGCCGTCAGCGCCCCCATCGCGCGGGGATGGCGGCTGCCGGCGAGGAGGGCCGCGACCGCCACCGCCGTCACCATCACGTCGTACCGGGCGTACGCGGTCGGGCCGAGCAGCGGCAGGCCCGCCACCCACACCCAGGCGCCGCGCCACGTCTTGCCGGGCCGGTTGCCCGCGTACAGGAGCAGCGTGAGCACCGCCAGGTCGGCGAGGAAGGCGAGGACGAAGAACGCCGACGCGTAGTCCAGGAAGGGCAGCAGCGCGGGGGAGAGGATCGCGAGGGCGGCGGCGGGCGGGTACTGCCAGGTGACGTCGTCCAGGGGATACGTTCCTGTGCGCAGGATCTCGTACCAGCCCTGGTAGATCACCGAGACGTCGCTGGTGACGTCCGGGCCCGGGAACACGTACACCTTGAAGACGAACAGCAGCAGGAGCAGCCGGGTCGCGCCCCAGGCCGTGAGCAGCCCGAACGGGAGCCGCCGAGTGCCCGTCATGTCCACCTGAGCCACGTGAGTCCCTGTCCGTCTGCGTTCGTCTGGGTTCGCCTGTGTTCGTCCGCGCCGTGTTCCGCGTCTGTGAGAGACATGATCCCCCGTCGCCCTGTGAAGCGGCAGTGAAGCATGGCCGGGCCCGGTGTGGATGCGCCTGGGGGCGGCGGGCCGGCCCCGGTTCGGTAGGGTCGGCGGCGATGCACAAGACCCTGATCGTGACCAACGACTTTCCGCCCCGGCCCGGTGGTATCCAGGCGTTTCTGCACAACATGGCGTTGCGGCTGGACCCTGAGCGGGTCGTCGTCTACGCCTCGACGTGGAAGCGGAGCCGGGAGGGCGTCGAGGCGACGGCCGCCTTCGACGCCGAGCAGCCCTTCACCGTCGTGCGCGACCGCACGACCATGCTGCTGCCGACGCCCGGCGTCACCCGCCGCGCGGTCTCGTTGCTGCGGGAGCACGGCTGTACGTCGGTGTGGTTCGGCGCGGCCGCCCCGCTGGGCCTGATGGCCCCCGCACTGCGCGGGGCCGGCGCCCGGCGCCTGGTGGCCACCACACACGGCCACGAGGCCGGCTGGGCCCAGCTGCCCGCCGCCCGGCAGCTGCTGCGGCGGATCGGCGAGGGCACGGACACGATCACCTACCTCGGCGAGTACACGCGCTCCCGGATCGCCGGCGCGCTGACCCCGGAGGCCGCCGGGCGCATGGTCCAGCTGCCGCCCGGCGTCGACGAGAAGACCTTCCACCCGGGCTCCGGCGGCGCCGAGGTCCGCGCCCGGCTCGGGCTCACCGACCGGCCCGTCGTCGTCTGCGTCTCCCGGCTCGTGCCGCGCAAGGGGCAGGACACGCTGATCCGGGCGATGCCCGGCATCCTGGCCAAGGAGCCGGACGCGGTGCTGCTGGTCGTCGGCGGCGGACCGTACGAGAAGGAACTGCGGCGCCTCGCCCACGAGACCGGCGTCGCCGGATCCGTCCGCTTCACCGGGGCCGTCCCGTGGTCCGAGCTGCCCGCCCACTACGGCGCGGGTGACGTCTTCGCCATGCCGTGCCGTACGCGCCGGGGCGGCCTGGACGTCGAGGGGCTCGGGATCGTCTACCTGGAGGCCTCCGCGACCGGACTGCCCGTCGTCGCGGGCGACTCCGGCGGCGCCCCCGACGCCGTCCTCGACGGCGAGACCGGCTGGGTCGTCCGCGGCGGCTCCCCGGCGGAGGCCGCGGACCGCATCGTCACCCTGCTCGGCGACCCGGAGCTGCGGGCACGGATGGGGGAGAGGGGGCGGGAGTGGGTGGAGGAGAAATGGCGCTGGGACCTCTTGGCGGAAACTTTGAAATCCCTCCTGTAGCCCCACAAGGGGCGCGGGGAACTGCGCGACCAGCCACGAATCAACCCGCACCCGCCCATCAAGAGCACCGGGCACCCCCATAGGCGTCCCCAACTCGGCGGAGCCCCCTGGCTGGAAGCGCACAATCCGGAGACTCTGTGTGCATGTCAACAAACACGCACAGATTATTGACCCGCCGCCGCATCCTCGGTATGGCCGCCCTCCAGACGGCGGCCGCGGTGGGACTCACCCGTATCGGCATCGAGTCCGCGCAGGCCGTCGAACCCGCCGCCGTCGATAACGCCCCGGCGATCGTGATCGGTTCGGGCTACGGCGCCGCCGTGGCCGCCCTCCGGCTCGGCCAGGCCGGCATCCGCACAGTCGTCCTGGAGATGGGCAAGGCCTGGACCACCCCCGGCTCCGACGGCAAGGTCTTCTGCTCGACCCGGGAGCCGGACCAGCGGTCCATGTGGTTCAAGACCCGGACCGAGGCCCCGCTCGCCACCTTCCTCTGGCTGGACGTCGTCAACCAGGACATCAGCCCCTACCCCGGCGTACTGGACCGGGTCCGCTACGCCAACATGTCGGTCTTCCTGGGCCGCGGCGTCGGCGGCGGCTCACTGGTCAACGGCAGCATGGCCGTCACCCCCCTCCAGTCGTACTTCGCCGAGCAGTTCCCGACCGTCGACACCACCGAGATGTACGCCACGTACTTCCCGCGCGCCCGCGCCATGCTCGGTGTCAACACGATCGACCCCGCGTGGTTCGAGTCCACGGAGTGGTACCGCTTCAGCCGGATCTCCCGGGCCCACGCCGAGAAGGCCGGCCTCAGGACCACCTTCGTGCCCAGCGTCTACGACTTCGCGCACATGGAGCGCGAGGCGGCCGGCACCGCGACCAGGTCGGCGCTCGCCGGCGAGGTCATCTACGGCAACAACCACGGCAAACGCAGCCTCGACAAGACGTACCTCGCCGCCGCCCTCGGCACCGGCAACGTCACCATCCACACCATGGAACGGGCCAAGGGCATCCGCCGGCTGGGCGACGGCACGTACGTCGTCACCGTCGACCGCATCGACGACACGGGCGCGGTCGTCGAGACCAAGGAGTACGGCTCCACCTACCTGTTCCTCGGCGCCGGCAGCGTCGGCACCACCGAACTCCTCGTCCGGGCACGGGCGAGGGGCACGCTTCCCGCACTGGACGCCAGTGTCGGCGCGGGCTGGGGCACCAACGGCAATGTGATGCTCGGCCGGGCCAACCATCTCTGGGACACGGTCGGAGAGAACCAGTCGACCATGCCGGTCCTGGGCATCGACGACTGGGCCAACACCTCCAACCCCGTCTTCGCCGAGATCGCCCCGCTGCCCACGGGCCTCGAACACTGGGTCAGCCTCTATCTGGCGATCACCAAGAACCCGCAGCGCGCGTCCTTCACCTACGACGCCGCGAGCGACTCGGCGAAACTCGGCTGGAGCGCCGCCCAGAGCGCGGTCTCCGTCTCCATGGCCAAGAAGCTCTTCGACCGGATCAACTCGGCCAACTCCACGATCTACCGGTACGACCTGTTCGGCTCGTCCAACAAGGTGTTCGCCGACGACTTCACGTACCACCCGCTGGGCGGCTGTGTGCTGGGCAAGGCGACCGACAACTACGGGAGGGTGAAGGGGTATTCGAAGCTGTACGTCACCGACGGCTCGCTGGTGCCCGGCTCGATCGGGGTGAACCCGTTCGTCACGATCACCGCGCTCGCCGAACGCACGATGGCGCGGGTCCTCGCTGAGGACACCGCGCCATGAGCCAACCGGCCTGCGCAAGCCGCTACTTCTGGTAGATCGCCTCGATCTCGTCCGCGTAGTCCTTCGCCACCACATTGCGCTTGAGCTTCAGGGACGGCGTCAGGTGGCCCGACTCCTCCGTGAACTGGGAGGACAGAATGCGGAACTTCCGCACCGATTCCGCCTTCGACACCGCGGCGTTGCCGTCGTCGATCGCGGCCTGAACGGCCGCGTTCAGATCGGCGTCCGCGCTCAGCGACGCCGCGGTGGACCCCGCGGGCTTGCCGTGCTCGGCGGCCCAACGGCCCAGGAACTCATCGTCGATGGTGATCAGCGCGCCCACGAAGGGCCGCCCGTCGCCCACCACCATGCACTCCGCCACCAGGGCGTGCGCCCGGATACGGTCCTCGATCACGGCCGGGGCGACGTTCTTGCCGCCCGCGGTGACGATGATCTCCTTCTTGCGGCCGGTGATCCGGAGGTAGCCGTCCTCGTCGAGGGTGCCGATGTCACCGGTGTGGAACCAGCCGTCGGCCAGCGCCTCCTCGGTCGCGCCCGGGTTGTTCCAGTACTCCTTGAACAGGTGCTCGCCGTGCAGCAGCACCTCCCCGTCGTCCGCGATCCGGATGACGGAACCCGGCAGCGGCTGCCCGACCGTACCGATCTTCTGACGGTCCCACGGGTTGAACGCGGTCGCCGCACAGGACTCCGTCAGGCCGTAGCCCTCCAGGACCGTGAAGCCGATACCGCGGAAGAAGTGCCCCAGCCGCTCGCCCAGCGGCGCGCCGCCCGAGATCGCGTACTCGCCCTTGCCGCCGAGCACCGCGCGCAGCTTGCTGTAGACGAGCCTGTCGAACACCTTGTGCTTGATCTTCAGCCCGAGGGCCGGCCCCGACGCCGTGTCCAGCGCCCTGCTGTACGCGATCGCCGTGTCCGCGGCCTTGTCGAAGATCTTGCCCTTGCCGTCCGCCTGCGCCTTCGCCCGGGCCGAGTTGTAGACCTTCTCGAAGACCCGCGGCACACCGAGGATCAGCGTCGGCCGGAAGGAGGCCAGTTCGTCGGTGAGGTTCTTGATGTCCGGTACGGTGCCCAGCTTGATCGGCGCCATCATCGGCGCGACCTGCACGAGCCGCCCGAAGACGTGCGCGAGCGGGAGGAAGAGCAGGACCGAGCACTCGCCCGTACGGAACAGCGGCCGCAGCCGCTCCACGACGTTGCCGCACTCCGCGAAGAAGCTGCGGTGGGTGAGCACACAGCCCTTCGGGCGGCCGGTGGTGCCGGAGGTGTAGACGATGGTCGCCGGGTCGTCGGCCTTCGCCAGCGAGCCGCGCTCCTCGACGGCCGCGTCGGTGACGTCCTGGCCGAGGCGCCCCAGCTCCTCCACACCGCCGCCCTCGATCTGCCAGACGTGCTTCAGCGCCGGCAGCCGGTCGCGCACCGACTCGACGGCCGCCGCGTGCCCGTCCAGCTCCACGATCATGGCGGTCGCGCCCGAGTCGGCGAGGATCCACTGCACCTGCTCCGGTGAGCTGGTCTCGTACACCGGCACGGTGACCGCGCCGGCCGACCAGATCGCGAAGTCCAGCAGGGTCCACTCGTATCGGGTACGGGACATCAGTGCGACCCGGTCACCCGGCTGGACCCCGGCGGCGATGAGCCCCTTCGCGGCCGACCGCACCTCGGCGAGGAACTGAACCGCGGTGACGTCCTGCCAGGCGCCGCCCACCTTGCGGGCGATGACGGCGACATCGGGATGCTGCGCGGCGTTTCTACGGACGATGTCGGTCAGATTGCCGTCCGTCGGGACCTCGTACAAAGCCGGAAGGCTGAACTCGCGCAAAACTGCTGCTCCTCATAGGGCGCCGGCGCCACGACTGACGTGTGTGCTGCGACGGTGCGGTCCAAGGCGGGGGCGAGCGCTCAGGCCTCACTCGGCCTCACTGGTTGAATACCTGAGCACAACTGGACTGCCCGGACGTTACCCGCCGGTATGGCTTCTCCGCGAGGGGGGTCCGGTGAGATGTTCTCCGCGTCACACATGTGGGGTTCTCCCGGGAACAATAATCCCCCCACTTACTGACTGGCCAGTAACCGCAGGTCCGCCCCGCTCTGTTCACGTATGGCGCACACGTTTACGCTTGATCGTCATGGCACCCACACCAGGCGGCAGGCGCGGGACGCGCATTCACGTGGTCAGCGACGTGCACGGCAACGCACGCGATCTGGCCGGAGCGGGCGAAGGCGCCGACGCCCTGGTGTGCCTCGGTGACCTGGTCCTCTTCCTCGACTACGCCGACCACTCCCGCGGCATCTTCCCCGACCTCTTCGGCGCCGAGAACGCCACCCGGCTCGTCGAACTGCGCACCGCCCGCCGCTTCGAGGAGGCGAGCGAACTCGGGGCCCGGCTCTGGGCGGGCGTGGGCGAGGACCGAGGCGCCGTGATCGAGAAGGCGGTCCGTAAGCAGTACGCCGAGATGTTCGCGGCCTTCCCCACGCCGACGTACGCCACGTACGGCAATGTCGATATGCCGAGGCTCTGGCCGGAGTACGCGGCGGAGGGGACGACCGTGCTGGACGGGGAGCGCGTCGAGATCGGAGGCTGGGTCTTCGGCTTCGTGGGCGGCGGACTGCGCACCCCCATGCGGACGCCGTACGAGATCAGCGACGAGGAGTACGCGGCGAAGATCGAGGCGGTGGGAGAGGTGGACGTGCTGTGCACGCACATCCCGCCGGAGGTCCCCGAGCTGGTGTACGACACGGTCGCGCGCCGTTTCGAGCGGGGGAGCCGGGCGCTGCTGGAGGCGATCCGCAGGACGCGGCCCCGGTACTCGCTGTTCGGGCATGTCCATCAGCCGTTGGCACGGCGGATGCGGATCGGGGCGACCGAGTGCGTGAACGTGGGGCACTTCGCCGGGAGCGGGAAGCCGTGGGCGTTGGAGTGGTGAACCTCAGGTGGGGTGGCGAGGGTTCGGCGGGCGCGCGGTAGCCTTCACGCTGCACATACGTGCGCACCCACCTCCCTCACCGGAACGTCTCTGGAGGAGCCACGGCGATGGCGGAATTCACCAGTTCGAGCATCACGATCGAGGCTGCGGCGGCTGACGTCATGGGAGTGATCGCCGACTTCGCCCGCTACCCGGACTGGACGGGCGAGGTGAAGGAGGCGGAGGTGCTCAAGGCCGACGACCAGGGCCGCGCCGAGCAGGTCCGGCTCGTCATGGACGCGGGCGCGATCAAGGACGACCAGACGCTGGCGTACACCTGGTCCGGGGCGAACGAGGTCTCCTGGACGCTGGTCAAGTCCCAGATGCTGCGGTCCCTCGACGGGTCCTACATCCTGAAGCCGGTCGGCGACTCGGTCACCGAGGTGACGTATCAGCTGACCGTGGACGTCAAGATCCCGATGCTCGGGATGATCAAGCGCAAGGCGGAGAAGGTGATCATCGATCGGGCGCTGGCGGGGCTGAAGAAGCGGGTCGAAGCGGGCGCCTGAGCTTTGCCCACCCACCCGCCCGACTCGCTATTTTGGCGGAGGGTGCTCTTTGGGGCCGTGGCGTGTGGGCCGTCCGGGTGATGTGTGCGGCCATGGGTTGGGTGGAGCGTGCGCCCAATGGCTCGGGGGATGCGTTGTGTCGCGCCTGCGGGTGATTCGTGGCCGGTCGCGCAGTTCCCCGCGCCCCTGACGGGGCCTGGCCCCGCTGCCGTCGCTGACCCGGGCCG
Encoded proteins:
- a CDS encoding glycosyltransferase family 4 protein, coding for MHKTLIVTNDFPPRPGGIQAFLHNMALRLDPERVVVYASTWKRSREGVEATAAFDAEQPFTVVRDRTTMLLPTPGVTRRAVSLLREHGCTSVWFGAAAPLGLMAPALRGAGARRLVATTHGHEAGWAQLPAARQLLRRIGEGTDTITYLGEYTRSRIAGALTPEAAGRMVQLPPGVDEKTFHPGSGGAEVRARLGLTDRPVVVCVSRLVPRKGQDTLIRAMPGILAKEPDAVLLVVGGGPYEKELRRLAHETGVAGSVRFTGAVPWSELPAHYGAGDVFAMPCRTRRGGLDVEGLGIVYLEASATGLPVVAGDSGGAPDAVLDGETGWVVRGGSPAEAADRIVTLLGDPELRARMGERGREWVEEKWRWDLLAETLKSLL
- a CDS encoding GMC oxidoreductase, whose protein sequence is MAALQTAAAVGLTRIGIESAQAVEPAAVDNAPAIVIGSGYGAAVAALRLGQAGIRTVVLEMGKAWTTPGSDGKVFCSTREPDQRSMWFKTRTEAPLATFLWLDVVNQDISPYPGVLDRVRYANMSVFLGRGVGGGSLVNGSMAVTPLQSYFAEQFPTVDTTEMYATYFPRARAMLGVNTIDPAWFESTEWYRFSRISRAHAEKAGLRTTFVPSVYDFAHMEREAAGTATRSALAGEVIYGNNHGKRSLDKTYLAAALGTGNVTIHTMERAKGIRRLGDGTYVVTVDRIDDTGAVVETKEYGSTYLFLGAGSVGTTELLVRARARGTLPALDASVGAGWGTNGNVMLGRANHLWDTVGENQSTMPVLGIDDWANTSNPVFAEIAPLPTGLEHWVSLYLAITKNPQRASFTYDAASDSAKLGWSAAQSAVSVSMAKKLFDRINSANSTIYRYDLFGSSNKVFADDFTYHPLGGCVLGKATDNYGRVKGYSKLYVTDGSLVPGSIGVNPFVTITALAERTMARVLAEDTAP
- a CDS encoding AMP-dependent synthetase/ligase, whose product is MREFSLPALYEVPTDGNLTDIVRRNAAQHPDVAVIARKVGGAWQDVTAVQFLAEVRSAAKGLIAAGVQPGDRVALMSRTRYEWTLLDFAIWSAGAVTVPVYETSSPEQVQWILADSGATAMIVELDGHAAAVESVRDRLPALKHVWQIEGGGVEELGRLGQDVTDAAVEERGSLAKADDPATIVYTSGTTGRPKGCVLTHRSFFAECGNVVERLRPLFRTGECSVLLFLPLAHVFGRLVQVAPMMAPIKLGTVPDIKNLTDELASFRPTLILGVPRVFEKVYNSARAKAQADGKGKIFDKAADTAIAYSRALDTASGPALGLKIKHKVFDRLVYSKLRAVLGGKGEYAISGGAPLGERLGHFFRGIGFTVLEGYGLTESCAATAFNPWDRQKIGTVGQPLPGSVIRIADDGEVLLHGEHLFKEYWNNPGATEEALADGWFHTGDIGTLDEDGYLRITGRKKEIIVTAGGKNVAPAVIEDRIRAHALVAECMVVGDGRPFVGALITIDDEFLGRWAAEHGKPAGSTAASLSADADLNAAVQAAIDDGNAAVSKAESVRKFRILSSQFTEESGHLTPSLKLKRNVVAKDYADEIEAIYQK
- a CDS encoding metallophosphoesterase family protein, with amino-acid sequence MAPTPGGRRGTRIHVVSDVHGNARDLAGAGEGADALVCLGDLVLFLDYADHSRGIFPDLFGAENATRLVELRTARRFEEASELGARLWAGVGEDRGAVIEKAVRKQYAEMFAAFPTPTYATYGNVDMPRLWPEYAAEGTTVLDGERVEIGGWVFGFVGGGLRTPMRTPYEISDEEYAAKIEAVGEVDVLCTHIPPEVPELVYDTVARRFERGSRALLEAIRRTRPRYSLFGHVHQPLARRMRIGATECVNVGHFAGSGKPWALEW
- a CDS encoding SRPBCC family protein codes for the protein MAEFTSSSITIEAAAADVMGVIADFARYPDWTGEVKEAEVLKADDQGRAEQVRLVMDAGAIKDDQTLAYTWSGANEVSWTLVKSQMLRSLDGSYILKPVGDSVTEVTYQLTVDVKIPMLGMIKRKAEKVIIDRALAGLKKRVEAGA